CCCACCTGGTTTGAGTCCAAAACTTGGATGCAAGCATCCATTatctaaaagaaagaattttCATGAGAAGACATTTTCTCAAGTGTTATTAGTTTATTGTTCTACTGTGGATTTAGTCCTTATGTTGTGCATTTAGTCCAACATTGGACAGTTGTGGGAAGTGCATCACGTCTCTTGTCCATATGCAGAGGCTTAAGATCTAACACCTACACCTGGGAGCTCTCATCTAGCCCCACCCCTTTTTTAAAAGGACGTATTTTTCTCATTTCTGTTTCTTGTTGTGGGCAAGAATGAGGAGCCTTATTCATTTAATGTAGGTTCCTATAAAACAACTATAAAAAAACACCATCAAGAAATTTAAATGCTTAATAACCTGTAATTCATGAACTCAAAGAAAGAAACTACATGAAACTGTGCGACTTTAGAAAAGACATGCAACAAAAGGACCATTCTAGCATATCCATACCGGCTCATCCAAGATGACCAATTTTGGATCCCCTATAAGTGCAATCGCAACACTCAGCCGGCGCTTCATCCCTCCACTATAGCTTCCGGCTCTCATTTTGGCTGCATCTGTGAGTTTTACTTCTGCTAGTGATTTCTCAACAACCTGCATCACAAGTTAAGCAATCTTTGCATTAAAAGGCAAGGAAGAAGAAAGGTTCGGACCATAGTTTCAAAACTTGCTGACTCAGCCAATGGTTAGCATGGGTTGATTGCTCAGGTTGTCAACAAGCCAAGCCTCCAAAGAGAAACATTGGTCAGTTAAATAAGGCCTGACTCTAAATTTGTAGCAAGTTGGTCCCCAAGGGTTACTCACAAACTCTAGTCTATGCTAGATAAATAAGTaacttgtattttattttttattttttaaagaaaacaaaaaataaaaaataaaatacaagttACTTATTTCTCTAGGTCTAGATGATGGTACTAAAATTATAATGGTGAACACCTTTTTTTGGCTGTCTAGCACATACCGATTTGATTGAAGCAGGGGGCAAGCCTTTGATACTAGCAAAGAGATGCAGGTGTTCTCGTCCCGATAAAGCATCCCATAAAATATCAAACTGAATAGTGGAGAAATAAGAAACAAAGTATTAGCTTCTGTTTTCCAAATAAATCACTTCTGACCATGAGAATGAtgacttaaaattattttaaagaaaaagaaaaaaggttatACAGTACCTGAGGACAAACTCCGATCATCTTTCGAATGTTTGACATACCAACAGCGCTTCGGATGGAATATCCATATATCAGGGCTGTTAATAAATCAATACCTCAGCTAATTCTAAAGGGTCTTAATCTGTATTGCAAATGAGATTCATGGAAACTTCAAGTTTCAAAAATAAGCTATTACCATCCCCGCCTGTCACTGGTGTAATACCAGTCAAGCAATTAATTACAGTTGTTTTGCCAGCTCCATTGGGTCCAAGAAGACAAAATAGCTGATCCTTCGCAAAGTTCACCCAAAGTCCCTGAAGATATTACAAAATTAATATTGACCGTGCTATTATAACATTTTCTTACTTTCTATCCAGTGTCTACACatcaaataaataagaaaaacaaacaaCAATGAAAACTAAAAGTATATACAGGGTATGCACGTTCCATCTGTCAGTTCAATAAAATTCTGTTACCTACAAAAAAAATAAGGTATTTAAAGGGCAATATAGTTCTTTaccttttttttacacacccacccacaccccacacactcacacacccacccacaccacaAGGGCACGTAGTTCTTTACCTTAACAGCATGGAAGGGTGAAGACATCTGGCATTTGCAGCAACCGACCAATTTTTTTGTGCCGGGATAAGTCTTAGTAAGACCGCGTATTTGAACTGCAACATTAGGATCAATCACATTTTCAGTGGCTTGCTCTTTCACAATTGTTTCCTCTGCAAGGACATCTTCATCATCTGGAGTGACATCCTCTAATGGTGGAATCGAACTTGTGCAGCTACAAAGACCTCCTTCTGAAGTAGCAAGGATAAATGAAGGTCAAAAACAAATTCCTGTCCACTTCGAATGCTTGAAATTCTCGTTAATCAATTACCTTCCACCTTGTTTCCACCTTTACCCATCCAGTACGAAGGCCTCAAAAAGTAAAACAATGATTTCCTTACACCACTTGAATTTGGGATAACATTGTCGAAGTAGATGGCCAAGAGGAACCAGAGAAAAAATGTGGACACAAGCCATTTGTAGATGTCATCCTGCAGCCAAAATTATCACTATGTCAATAGCTACACATCAACAAGGAGGCTACGAGCAAAAATATGAAATACAAAtatctatgatttttttttaaaaaaatgaatatgcAAGCAAATTATCTTCTCTGATATTAGGATTCCAGAGCTTCAAGAAAGCATTCACATATAAATCAACTTTTAAGTAATCAGGTTTTTGGTTCTGAAGTTAAAACATACAATAGTTATAACACAGTCGGAAACATTTGGTGGACACTCTGCCCGTCTACTCCAGCTAATTCCTTTATCTTCCGGCGTGGCTGTCGAATCCCCAAGGATATTAAGAGCTTCAGCGAGAAGATTAGGAGGGAAGAAAGACCAGATCACCCGATATGTCTTAGAAAAGTTGTTATCGTATGGAAATCCAAATCCTGTAACTAGCTGCAATGAAAAAAAGAACTGTTATTGTGACTGTGCATGTATTGGATGTTGCAGGAAATTTGTTCGGGAATCCAAATCTTGCCTGAGTCAAAAAGCCGATGATAAAGACAGAAAATCCAACAGTGGTGGCTGATGATGACTTGCTAATGAAAGTTGAAATCATGAAGGCAAAACCAATCTGCGAAAGACTCTCAGGTTAAAGCAATAGGATAATATCAAAGGGGCATGTTAAAGTTTTGCAGCATGTTCTAAAACTTCTGTCCTCAACAGCATTGCATGAGCTGAAGAGCATCCATTGATTAAGAACAGTAGAAGGCATACAAGAAAAGAGGTTCAGTGAAACAATGAGAACTGCACAGAAGAGCTTACCATATTGAATTGAAAAAGGAAGAACACAAGGAACAGAATCACGAAACTGTTGTGAAGGAAGAAGTCAAACTGAAACATCATTCCGAAGAGTATTGAGAAAAGTGATGATAGAAGTGTCAGAAAAGTCTCCCATGTAAGCCATGACAACCAATAGGCAGATTCATAAAGACCCATAATAGACATTGCCTGCAAGTTACCACCAAGATCTTCAGCTGATTTCAAGTGTCGTAGTgtagataagcataaccacatgcCTTCATTGGTGCGCCAAACTTAAAGATGCAGTTACCCATTTGAAGAAGTCAAAAGCATACAAAAATAATACTAAAAAGAAATACCTGGCGAAGTTTAAGTTCTTTCTCAGTGATTAAAGAACCAACTTGGAACACAAAACCAAACATGGCAATTGCAAGGAAAAATGTTGGTCCTACTCTTCCAACAGCAGAGAAAGTTTCAGTAGCTGGGTGTGCAAATTCCTTAAGCCCGACAATCCAGTTAAAATTTGGATCTGTACATCAAAATCCAAGTTAATAGAATTCCATACAGGAAAAGACAGCTCTGTTTTTACTAATGACAGAGTATTATTAGCATTACTGATCTTCTATCATCCTAATGTGGTGAAGAAGATACATCAGTGCACATGCTTGCCCATAGATGGGATGTCTACTGGATTGGCTATTGCCCAAAAATCTCACCAGGTGGATGATCCCCACAAGAGAATCAGTTGCCTACTCTTTTATTGCTATTAACAGCCTATAAACATTTCAATTGATTGGTGATCGGAACCATCGTATTGATGCCATTTCTGGAATGTGGTCCATACAAGAGGCAGACATCAGTTGAATAGTCCAGATCTGTGAGAACATGCACGGATTATAGTGCATAGAGGAGACGTACCATACACCTAAAATATGGATTGTCCAATTGCTAGGCCACCCCTTGAATGGATCATAGCCTAAGATCACACATACTGGGTTGTCCTAACGGATTGATCAATTGCCTAAGCATTGGACATTTAACAATTGTCTATAGAAAGTCCAATGAATGACTTTTAGAGCCTGTTTAATAAgtgggaaaagaaaggaaaataaagcACTTCTCCCATGATGTGatgttttactatttttagttagCAAAGAAAATAATGGATTCTACATACCAATCATCACCCTTTTCCATAATTAAATTCTTTAGCACAAGATACAAGGTGGCCATTGTCTTataatatgagatttccacttgcttCTCAAACAAGACccctaaaaatggaatccatTAAAATCCATTTTCAATAGTGCTCATGGAAAGCATCATTGTATAATTAttaccttttcttttattttccaacTAATCAAAGAGACCCTTAGGGGAATATAAATAGTCCTGAGTTGTTCATATCAAAGAGGTGAACATCTAAAAACCTTGCTTGTTGTTGTTGGTGGTGAGGGTGGAATTTCCATCAAAACTCATATGTATTTACTGGAATTTGTCTGGTGCGAAATAGAATATATTATCTGATTCTTGTTGAAATTCAACAAATATTCATACTCAAGGGTGGAAATTGTTCCAAACCAATTGATTACCATTGAAATCATGCTGCTATCACTGAGGCTCATATAATCCCGGATCAACGACGTCAGCCCATCAGGTGGTCCCCACTGTGTGGCTGTCctggcccaaaatcaggccagaccattcatcaggtgaaccGCAGTGCATGGAACAAATAAAGGGCAGAAAACAACTAGCTAAGGCTGTGCTAGTCTATGCATACATGTCAATGCATAAATGGGCATACATGTACCTTAGGTCATAGATTAGCTTGCCAGACAAGTTCAGTAACAAAGTGCAGACTAAATTCCCTGAAAGAATGTAAAATGGTATGGACTGATTACCTCCAATCAGAGATCTGGCAATCTCACGCTCTGCAGCAACCTGAAGTGGTATTTGAAATTTAAAAGTGGGATCCTCATAGAGTCCTCGCTTGGCCACAGGGGTCGAGTTAGTCTGAATCCCATAGCTTATGACAGTTGAATTTCTTTCAACAAAATGCAGAGCTCCAGGGCAGCGCATGGGATCACTTTCAAGCCAGGCATCTACTTCATTGGGTGTTCTAAATGATTTGACCTGCAAATGTCAAAAAGAGTACAAATAGCATTTTTACATTTTACGCATAACGACACCGGTTGGAGAAACAACACTGTCCAATCATAGTTATTCAAGTCAGATAATCAATACACCAAAACACAAGCTTTCTCAACAGGTCCAATTCAACATGGGCTCCATGAATACCACCTCCCTCCGAGTATTTTCAACAGAAgttcacaaaataataataatagtagtagtaataataataataataataataaagaaaatgaaggaaTTAGAACTGCCAAGACAACACTATATAATTGCATATTTTAATTGTACAAACACAAATTTCCAATTCCGATTGTAAACAACCAGAGAGGCAATGATTGCCCCAGATTACCAACATTTTCATTTGGGCTAGAATTCCCTACGGTAAGCACAACTTTCTGCAATcagaaccattcatctggtggcccCTGCCATAGATGGGTGAATATACCAAAGAGATCCTCCATCAAGCATTTGGCTACTTATTCACCAGCCACCATGCAATATGCAATACATGCCCACCAACCCAGACTATCCAAATTAGCCTGAAAATCCACCATTTTCAGAAATGATGGTGATGTATCCTCCttacatgtggcacacatgtaaAGCTactcagaccatccaaattgcgggTCACACCATCGATGGAGcacagctaaaaaaaaaaattcaaaatgtcgttgctatcaaatggatggctaaaattaAATTAGCGAGTGGCCCAAATCCAACAGGCAAAATCAAACGGTTATAATTGTCTGCTTACTGTGGTTTTCAGTTCATGATCCATCCGCCAATTTTAAAGTGGTGGTGAATCTGAAACCAAGACCCGTTCTTCCCAACTTGTCATTTCCCAAAATTCAAAACACTAACCTTGCTGGAAGGGATCGAACGGCCAGGATTATTGTCCATGATGCTGCGGACGATGGATCGGATACGGGCGCTGGTGTTCCCGCTCCAGACGAAATCGAAGCAGGGGACCTTGACGAAGAACTTGTCCTCGCAGGGAGGGATGGGGGGAGAAATCAATGGCAGAGGATCGAGGACATTCTTGAAGGAGGTGGTGGTAGAGAAACGGGATTCGATGGATTTATTGATGCagaagatgaggaagatgaagaagagagaagagaagagctGGAGGAAGGTCGATCTCTTGTGCCGCCATGAAAGGAGGAGGTTCTTCTTCAACAGAGCTTTGTATTGCTGCAAAAACAGAGCAATTCCGCTCTGtaaccccatctctctctctctctctctctctctaagagaCGCTTTTGAGAGAAGCTCGTTGGGAGTTCGTTGCTTTATACAAGGGATGGGTTTGAAGAAGGAGATTGACGAGAGGATTTATATAATACTCCGGCTGCGTATTaaacttgatacgcaggcattaaGAAATTCTACATTTGGAATAtcttaactcaaattaaaccgactataTTGTGCATCCAACCGTTTAAAATTCATAACACAAATATAATCCAATTCTAagctctgattcgtggacacttgtttcgAGAAAAAacaccgttggatatttttcattttaaccgtccaagaTGGTCAGATCATCAATTCAGCTTGTTTTTTAGTTCACGATACATCTACACTTGGTACCATtattttggacggtttaatttcacTACTtacatgccacgtgtgcaatttccaAGTAATGTTTaagcgcctgtgtatcatccataatGCTCCAGCAGATTATATCAGTTTTTCTCGACTACTGCAGTTGTTTTCTATGCATAGTTTACCCGCGTTTACGGGGCCACGGTGATTCCGATCGGACGTGAATTTTGCCATCGTAACGAAAAGGCCTGTGGGACCTACCACGATGCCCGACGAGCTTCAACCAGTGCCGAACTTCACCACGTAATCCGAGTCCATTTGAGTCCCCTCTCGGACGAGGTTTGCCTAGTGATCCAAATAAAGGCCAGCTAGCCGTTGTTAAAGCTatctaggcccaccatgacgtatgtgttatattcatgcggtccatccattttgtcagctatTTTTAGGATGTGACGGTAAAACTTAGGCAATTTTAAATAATAAGTGTACCACACTACAATAAACAGTAGAAAttaaatgcatttgaaatttggatttgcctcacttCTTGGACTCATGTTCAAAAATAGCTACTGGCTCACTGGTGTTGGGTCACTTATTTGGATAGTGATGCTGTCAATGGCTAGGTGGATAGGGTCAAtgatatatgggccccacaataatgcatgtgttttatccaaaacattcattcatttttttatatcatttttaaTTTTGATCTTTAcagatgaggcagatctaaatctcaagtggacataCTGATTAAATGTCTTTTATTAATTGAATGTCCTTTATTAAAAACCTGTTGAGGCTAagtgcaatgtttatttgacatccaatctgttgattaggtaatatcaacctagataaaagaaaaaataaataaatatcaacctGATTCAAAACCAACTTTCAgtcaacactatttcttatgatgtgttCATTTAAGATTtgatttttccttatttttagcctcttatcataaaatgatatagaaaaatgagtagattacatagatgaaacacatacatcacagagcACTAGCCATTAGCCCTTGTGGCAgggtcagtatctaatccgcgtcccactctCGTGTTAGGACGTGAGCCCAGCCACGTCATAACGAAAAGTGGGAATGAATGGAAAAGGCCTAGTTTTCAAACCTTCCTGGCCTCTACACCGTGATGTTATACTCCACATCTAGCCCGTCCTGCAGGTGAAAATACATCACATCTAACCGTTCTGCAGgtcaagaaaaaattaaaaatggaaaaataaaaaccaacctgatttgaaaATTTCTGCGGGCCCAAgacttttcaacggtgggcattcttccctctatttcttgtggtgtaatCCACTGGATTTTTTAATAAGCAATTTTTTAAAGCTCGTACTAACGTGAATTGGCAGTGGATGGAGAGAGTGGACATAATACAAATATCCACCGTGGGCTCCAGTAgactaacggtctggatcactgaaatatGAGCCCAAGCTGTACAAACTATAATCCTGAGGGTACTGTGTATGTCCTTGGTCGAGGATCGTATAGTTCTTCTCGTAAGTTGGGCGGGAGAGATTCGCTTGAGACTTTGGGCTCGGAGATTTGGATGACCGGCCATGGCCGGTAATGCATGAGTCAAAATGAAAACGGACAAGCTTGAAAATAAAAAAACGCGCGGTTTCGTAGAGCGGAAGTAGAGAATGACGAGAAATGCTGCATGCAGACGCGCGTCTGGAAAAATGAAAACGCCTAAACGAGCAAGTGTAGCACACGTGTAAGACATCGCGGCCGTTCACCTGGCCCACTCATCAGCTAGGGCGCCCATGTGTGCTTGTCATGGCGGCGAAGAGAGCTCGCCTTACACGTGTACAAGATCGTAGCCGCTCATCAGGTGATCTCAACAATGTTTTCTATTTTGTCCCATAGGGGCTTTCGTTGATTCTATGTACGAAACAAAATGccaagaaggtgggccatagccATAGAAAACAAATAAACGGTTAAGAAGTTTCTGCGGTcggaagctacgtggggcccgcaGAGATTCCTGtgagatatccactccgtccatcactttctcaagatcattttagcacaggagaaaaaaaatcaggcatataaaaaactcaagtggaccacccacgAGAAACAACAGGATTAGAAACTTTGTGGGACatacaagttttgaatcaggatgatatttgtgcctataaTTTATCCCAATGTTAAGAACCTTAGGAACGGttcggatggaatataaacatcatgatcggctctaggaaggtttcacctCCATTCTTGATGTTTCCTgtcttgtggtccacctgagtattggatctattttattttttaattccctTCCTATCTTGAACTTTAGAAactaatggacgaagtggatttttcATAGGAATCTTTGTGAGCCCCACGTAGCTTCCAACCACAGGAACTTCGTGTTGGGGTTCACTCGGGTGAGGATCGACCGACGACCGGGTTGGATCTTACGTGGGTGAGACTTATTTCCACGTGCGAAGCAAAGTGTCATGGAAAGAGTGCAATTAGAGGGAGAAAGGCCCATTTTCGAGGCTTTGATATTCAAACCTGCAACTTCTCGGAACCGTCCATGCGGCGCCTATCAAAGAACCGTCGTCGCCACTTGTTAAGGGCCCGCCGTGCCTTTCGCAGGAGCTTCCTGCGACCAGAAGCTAGGTGGAATCCACTGTGatat
This region of Magnolia sinica isolate HGM2019 chromosome 1, MsV1, whole genome shotgun sequence genomic DNA includes:
- the LOC131253708 gene encoding ABC transporter A family member 2-like, which encodes MGLQSGIALFLQQYKALLKKNLLLSWRHKRSTFLQLFSSLFFIFLIFCINKSIESRFSTTTSFKNVLDPLPLISPPIPPCEDKFFVKVPCFDFVWSGNTSARIRSIVRSIMDNNPGRSIPSSKVKSFRTPNEVDAWLESDPMRCPGALHFVERNSTVISYGIQTNSTPVAKRGLYEDPTFKFQIPLQVAAEREIARSLIGDPNFNWIVGLKEFAHPATETFSAVGRVGPTFFLAIAMFGFVFQVGSLITEKELKLRQAMSIMGLYESAYWLSWLTWETFLTLLSSLFSILFGMMFQFDFFLHNSFVILFLVFFLFQFNMIGFAFMISTFISKSSSATTVGFSVFIIGFLTQLVTGFGFPYDNNFSKTYRVIWSFFPPNLLAEALNILGDSTATPEDKGISWSRRAECPPNVSDCVITIDDIYKWLVSTFFLWFLLAIYFDNVIPNSSGVRKSLFYFLRPSYWMGKGGNKVEEGGLCSCTSSIPPLEDVTPDDEDVLAEETIVKEQATENVIDPNVAVQIRGLTKTYPGTKKLVGCCKCQMSSPFHAVKGLWVNFAKDQLFCLLGPNGAGKTTVINCLTGITPVTGGDALIYGYSIRSAVGMSNIRKMIGVCPQFDILWDALSGREHLHLFASIKGLPPASIKSVVEKSLAEVKLTDAAKMRAGSYSGGMKRRLSVAIALIGDPKLVILDEPTTGMDPITRRHVWDIIEDAKKGRAIVLTTHSMEEADILSDRIAIMAKGKLRCIGTSIRLKSRFGTGYITNVSFLGTTPGQTPGTNGNAITSESQHEPVKQFFKHHLDVVPKEENKAFLTFVIPHEKEGLLTNFFAELQDKERELGISDIQLGLTTLEEVFLNIARKAELEDASTNGNLVTLSLESGTSVQIPRGARFIGIPGTESAENPRGLMVEVYWEQDDSGALCISGCSSEVPIPPNVQPMAITSPSSRRIFFGRNATIHGFVIDPNQIQTPISR